TTCCTCAGGTTTAGACAACATAACTACTTCTGTCTTGCAGAATTGATAAAGTCTTATCAATCCCTTAGATTCAACTCCAGCTCCAACTTTCTCAGCCCTAAAGCAATTGGTATTTGCACAAACTTTAATTGGCAATAAATCTTCTGAAAGTATTTGATCTCTAAACAAATTTACCAGTTGAACTTCTGCTGTGGGAGAAAGATATTTCTCATTAGTAGATAAGTTAAACAAAGTATCTGAAAACTTTGGTAATTGTGAGGTACAAATCAAAGATTCTTTGTTTACAATGACTGGAAGATATTTTCTCTGGAATCCATAACTTTCTGCTCAATCTAAAGTAAACGATATTAAAGACCTCAATAATTTTTCTCCTCTCCCTGAATAAACTACAAAACCACTACCAGAACAACTAACTGCAGACTTAAATTCAATCAAACCTAATTCAGTTGCTAACTCTAAATAAGAAATAAATTTTTTTGTTTGTTCAATCTCTCCTCAAGAACTAACAATTTGATCTGAATCGACTGGAACAGATTCGTCAGGAATTGCAGGTAATGTCAAAAAAAGAGAATTAAATCTCTCTTTAATATTTTTTTCCTCTTTTTCTAAATTACTTAGTTCAGTTTTTAACTGAACAATTAAATCTTTATTTTTGAGACCATCTTGAGACAAAACATTCTTTTGATTTCTGAGTTGATCAATCTTCTTCTTTAACTCAATTAATTTGTTATCTAGGTCCTTAATTAATTGGAGCTTCTCTAAATCATTTTCCCTATTTTTATATCTCTCAATTAATTTTTGAAAATCTTCTCGAAATCACTTAAGAGCAATCATTAAAGAAAGAATACATCAGGAGAATTCATTCTTTCTTCTTTTCTAACTCTTTGTTTTTCTACTTCAGCTTCTTTAGGAATTCTCTTGTATTTATGAATGAACTCAATTTGAGTTCTATCAATAGTTTCTAGTAGAAGTAAAGTTTCAACTATTAATAGATACTCTACCTTATTAGATTCCAATACTCTCTTAGCATTGGAATATTGTGTGCTAATAATGTCTTGAACTTCCTTATCAATTATTTCTGCATATTTATCAGAATAATTGTTTTTGTAAGGATTCTCTCCTTCTTCTGAAGGAATGTATTGAACCATTCCTGCAACATTAGTCATGCCAAATTTCAATACTATACTTCTAGCTATTTGAGTGGCCTTATAGAGATCGTTTGAAGCTCCTGTACTAATATTGTTTGGACCAAAGAATATTTCTTCAGCAGCTCTACCAGCTAGTAGAGTCAAGATAGATGACAATAGTTGTGCCTTTGTACTAATAGTTCTTTCCTGTACTTTAGGTACTGAAAGAACATATCCAGCTGCTTGACCCCTAGGAATAATAGTTATTTTTTCAACTATTTCTCCATCTTCAGTGTATAGTCCTGCAATAGCATGACCGGCTTCGTGATAGGCAATTTGTTTCTTTTCTGAGAAGGAAATTTTTCGTCCTCTTTTAGCTGGACCTGCCATAACCCTATCTATTGCTTCATCTATTTCCTTAGTAGAAATAACTTTTTTTCTCTCTCTAACAGTTAACAAAGCCGCTTCATTTAATACATTTTCTAGCTGTGCCCCAGAAAACCCTGGGGTTTTTCTAGCAATTTCTTCTAAATTGACCTTATCAGATAAATTTTTATTTTTAGCATGAAGTTTCAAAATTTCTCTTCTTTCAGATATATCTGGAAGATTTATCTGAATATGTCTGTCAAATCTACCAGGTCTTAATACTGCTTGGTCAATGCTTTCTAATCTGTTTGTTGCCGCAATAATAATTATTCCGGCATGTGTATTAAAACCATCCATTTCACTCAATAACTGGTTAATAGTTTGTTCATTACCTTGAATATTGTATTTGCCCCCTCTTCGGCCTGCTAGAGCATCAATTTCATCAATAAAGATAATGCAAGGAGCTAATTTCCTAGCTTTATCAAAAAGTTCTCTAACTCTTTTGGCACCAACTCCCACAAACATATCATCGAAGCTGGCTCCGGAAGCTTCTAAAAATGGAACATTAGATTCTCCGGAAACTGCCTTTGCCAATAATGTTTTTCCAGTTCCTGGAGGACCATAAAGAATTACACCTTTTGGAATTCTTGCTCCCATAGCAGAATATTTTTTAGGTCTCTTAAGGAAGTCAACAATCTCTTCAAGTTCCTCTTTTTCTTCTTTAATTCCAGCTACATCTTTAAAAGTTATGTCAGACTTGTGTGTTTTACTTACAGACTTTCCAATTCCAAAAATAGAGCCTTTTCCTCCATAAATTCCCAATTGACCCTTCATGGTGGCTCTAGCCATAAATACAAAAACCATTAAGTAGAGTAGGGTTGGAAGAAGTGAAAAGAATACTCTAGCTGGTGTTAATCTATTGGGATCTTGAGGATTTAGAGTAGCGGCTTCTACTAACTGAATGAACTTACAGCAACAACATTTTTCTCCATTCTTACAACAATCTGCTCCGCCATTTTTACAACAGCAATTGTCTTTATCTTTGTCACAACAACAGCCTTTCCCATCTTCACAACATTTATCATCTTTTGTTAAGCATCTTTTTAGTCAACAGGGAGATCCTTTTGAACCTAAAAACTTGTAATGATAAGTTGGTACATTTCCCTTACATTCTCCATTATCACCCTTACAGGGAAAAATGGATCTAGCTATATTGAAAGAGATGTATTTATTATTCTTTGTTTTTGCAAAAATAGTAAATACACTCTCTCCGTGATTGTCTTCTAATTTCTCTGAATAAGCACTTGAATAATCTTCTTCTATCTCGTGTTCTCCATTCAGTTTTCAAGTTCCATTTTTGCAATTATTTCCGCAAATACTAAATTTTGAAAGCTTTTGAGCTTTCCCATATATAAATATGAAATAGATCAGTAACACCAATAGAGAAATAAAGAGAATCTTGATCATTCGACTCTTTCTCTTGGGGTTCATACCCCCAGAGGGAAATCGAGATTTTCATTTTTCAAATCTACTAGTCTCAAATTCATCAAAATCTGAAGATAAATCTTCATTTTCTTCCACCAATAATCTGGGTAAAAAGTTAAACCAAAGAAGTAATTTTCAAAACATTTTTTAACTACAAAAAACTACTTGATATTTCAAACTTTGACTCATTAAAACCCTCCTCTACCAAGGGTTTTAAAAAGTTCTTTAAATTTTTTTATTTAATTAGAATCTCCTTTAGAAAACTTTCAAAAACTATAAAAATTTAATGAGAATAATTTAATTCCAATTATTACTAACTTTTTAAATTCAACTGAAAAATTTGTTCAAATTGAGCTAGAACCGACTGAATTTAACTGAATATCTTTTTACCAGTTTTACTTCTTTATACTACCTAAAAAAAGTCTAATACTCTTTCCGTATTTATATTCTCAAGCTCGAATCAATGAGTTGAATTCGTCCAAAAAATATAGTCTCAACAATCTACTTCAGCCTTTAGACATAAATTATCTAGAATTCAAAGATTTAATCTCCGAATTAGAAAAACAAAAACTAATCTCTATCTTTTCTGAGGAAGAAAATTCAAGAGAATTATTAATTCTGAAATTAAATTCTCCTGAATCTCTGAAACAATTAGTTAAAGTTGAAAGTCTTTCTAATCAACTCCCTAAATTCAAACAAGCTGAATTAAATTATGGTTTTGAAAAACACCAAGATTCAATTGAACTAACTTTCTTCAAAAATTCAAATGAATCAGAGAACTCGTTGGAGAATTTCAATTCAGACCAAATAGCTCTTTATTGATCTCTCTATGATGGTATATACAAAATAGTTGAGAAAGAATTTACTCTTTCTCCAACAATTATTAAGTTAATAGAAAATTATCAACAAAATCAACAACTTACTTTTTCTAGATTAATTGAGTTAGCATCCCTTTCACTAAGAATTAGTGAATCTAATGACTATTATCTTTCTATTTTTGAACTTACTAATTTAATTAATGAAGAATTAGGAATTAATCAAAAACTATTTAAAGGGGAAGATTATCACTCATTCTGACAAAATCTTCACAATAGAAAAGACAAAAAAGACTTAAAAAAAGAATTTAAGTCTCTTTTCTCAGATTACTCTGAAATAACTTTCTATCTGAAACTCACCAAAAAGAAACAAGCTCCTGCAAAGTTGGAGCAGTGAATCCAAGATTGCATTAAAAAACATTTAGAAAAATCCATTATTAATGGAATGATGTCTTTTGTTTACTCTTTACTTAAAAAAATACCTATTAATTACCTAATTAAAATGAGCGACAATCTCATTAATGATGGAATTAACACAATAGACCAATTTTTAACTCATCTAAAAAACTTTGCAAAACATGAGTTAAAAAACAAAAATAGATTTAAGGTATTTAGCGAAGAACTTACAAGATAGATAACTCTTTTAGAGTCTTAAAAAGTTCCAATATCTGATTAGGACTTAACTCACTAATCCTAGTATTTTTAGTAATTAAATTCTTCTCTATAAGAGATTTCTTGATAGAATCACTAAATTTTTCAAATAAAGGACTATTAAGTAGAATTTTGCGAGGTCTTGCAAAACAATTCTTAACAAATACCGAATAATCCTTTAATAATTGTTCGTTAGGTTGATACTTTTTTTTTAGAGATAAAAAAGTAGAGTCCACATTTGGCTTAGGAAAAAAATTAAGTCTTCCTATGTCAAATAATCTTTTAGTTTCACAAAAAGTTTGAAATAATACTGAAAGAGATGAATAATGTTTTGTATTAAATGAGGCATTGACCGTTTCAAAAAATTCTTTTTGAACAGTAAAATAAGCCTCTTTAAATAGTTCTAACTCTAGAAACTTAAAAAATATTTGAGTACTTATATAGTAAGGAATATTGCCAAAAAGCAATATTTCTTTACCATTAGTATTCAGCTCTTCTATTGAAATTTTCAAAAAATCTTTATTTACTATCTTTAAGTCTGAAAACTTAGAAATTAAATAGGATGAGAGTTTAGAGTCTAACTCTATTCCTATATATTCTTTATTGATTCTGTCTATATATTGTGTTATCTGACCACAACCTGGTCCTATTTCTACTATAGTTTCATAGTTAGATTTATTTATAGTTTCAGCTATTCTTTGCTGAATTTTTTGATTTTTTAAAAAATATTGAGCTAAGTTCTTCTTATTTCTAATTTCTTATAAACCTAATATTTTTAGTTTTCTAGTTAGAGAGCTATCTCTAGGTTTTCACCTTTTAAGTATTAAGTGAATACAGTAATTAGAAAAAATATTGAATAGAGAGTTAAAGAAATAGTAAATAGCCAAACTAGTAGATCAAAAGAATGAAAACAACATAAACATAATTGTCATTATGTTTTGAATCTTTTTACCACTAACTAAATTCACATTTCTAAAGCTTAAATTACTATCTGCTGTATAGTCTGGAAATCTTTTTTTCATCAACATAGTTGGGAATCTTTGATTAAAAAAGTTAACAGGAATAATAATTAAACACA
Above is a window of Mycoplasma ovis str. Michigan DNA encoding:
- the serS gene encoding serine--tRNA ligase, whose amino-acid sequence is MIALKWFREDFQKLIERYKNRENDLEKLQLIKDLDNKLIELKKKIDQLRNQKNVLSQDGLKNKDLIVQLKTELSNLEKEEKNIKERFNSLFLTLPAIPDESVPVDSDQIVSSWGEIEQTKKFISYLELATELGLIEFKSAVSCSGSGFVVYSGRGEKLLRSLISFTLDWAESYGFQRKYLPVIVNKESLICTSQLPKFSDTLFNLSTNEKYLSPTAEVQLVNLFRDQILSEDLLPIKVCANTNCFRAEKVGAGVESKGLIRLYQFCKTEVVMLSKPEESEQAQEYLSSMIEELLKTLHLPYRKVLLSRSEMSFSSSKTYDFEVWMPSEKIYREISSLSNTRDFQSIRGKIRYKQDILSTKEKSKYLHILNGSCLAIDRLFASLIENHQTNDREVVIPKVLLKYYGSEKIERISN
- the ftsH gene encoding ATP-dependent zinc metalloprotease FtsH codes for the protein MFWKLLLWFNFLPRLLVEENEDLSSDFDEFETSRFEKWKSRFPSGGMNPKRKSRMIKILFISLLVLLIYFIFIYGKAQKLSKFSICGNNCKNGTWKLNGEHEIEEDYSSAYSEKLEDNHGESVFTIFAKTKNNKYISFNIARSIFPCKGDNGECKGNVPTYHYKFLGSKGSPCWLKRCLTKDDKCCEDGKGCCCDKDKDNCCCKNGGADCCKNGEKCCCCKFIQLVEAATLNPQDPNRLTPARVFFSLLPTLLYLMVFVFMARATMKGQLGIYGGKGSIFGIGKSVSKTHKSDITFKDVAGIKEEKEELEEIVDFLKRPKKYSAMGARIPKGVILYGPPGTGKTLLAKAVSGESNVPFLEASGASFDDMFVGVGAKRVRELFDKARKLAPCIIFIDEIDALAGRRGGKYNIQGNEQTINQLLSEMDGFNTHAGIIIIAATNRLESIDQAVLRPGRFDRHIQINLPDISERREILKLHAKNKNLSDKVNLEEIARKTPGFSGAQLENVLNEAALLTVRERKKVISTKEIDEAIDRVMAGPAKRGRKISFSEKKQIAYHEAGHAIAGLYTEDGEIVEKITIIPRGQAAGYVLSVPKVQERTISTKAQLLSSILTLLAGRAAEEIFFGPNNISTGASNDLYKATQIARSIVLKFGMTNVAGMVQYIPSEEGENPYKNNYSDKYAEIIDKEVQDIISTQYSNAKRVLESNKVEYLLIVETLLLLETIDRTQIEFIHKYKRIPKEAEVEKQRVRKEERMNSPDVFFL
- a CDS encoding helicase DnaB, with the translated sequence MNSSKKYSLNNLLQPLDINYLEFKDLISELEKQKLISIFSEEENSRELLILKLNSPESLKQLVKVESLSNQLPKFKQAELNYGFEKHQDSIELTFFKNSNESENSLENFNSDQIALYWSLYDGIYKIVEKEFTLSPTIIKLIENYQQNQQLTFSRLIELASLSLRISESNDYYLSIFELTNLINEELGINQKLFKGEDYHSFWQNLHNRKDKKDLKKEFKSLFSDYSEITFYLKLTKKKQAPAKLEQWIQDCIKKHLEKSIINGMMSFVYSLLKKIPINYLIKMSDNLINDGINTIDQFLTHLKNFAKHELKNKNRFKVFSEELTR
- the rsmA gene encoding 16S rRNA (adenine(1518)-N(6)/adenine(1519)-N(6))-dimethyltransferase RsmA; protein product: MRNKKNLAQYFLKNQKIQQRIAETINKSNYETIVEIGPGCGQITQYIDRINKEYIGIELDSKLSSYLISKFSDLKIVNKDFLKISIEELNTNGKEILLFGNIPYYISTQIFFKFLELELFKEAYFTVQKEFFETVNASFNTKHYSSLSVLFQTFCETKRLFDIGRLNFFPKPNVDSTFLSLKKKYQPNEQLLKDYSVFVKNCFARPRKILLNSPLFEKFSDSIKKSLIEKNLITKNTRISELSPNQILELFKTLKELSIL